DNA sequence from the Deltaproteobacteria bacterium genome:
GTGCCCCACCTTAAAGGACAGACGTAGACGCTTGCTTCAGCTATATGAGGCCTAACATCCCGAACTGTTCCAGTCACCACAAGGCTTGTCCCATCGTGCAGCGCTTGTACCTCTGAGGGGGGATTCTGACCAATTATCCAAACCTCAACTCCAGGAATGCGTTCCTTTATTAAGGGTAGGATCGACTTACAAAAGTACAAAGCCGCATCGCTGTTTGGCCCATACGACATTACTCCTGTAAAAACCACCCTGCATCCGCACTTGTTCGCGTCTAGGGGCCTAAAATACTCCGTATCTATTCCGTGAGGTATCACCGCAAGATTCGCAGTTGGCACGTTTTGCTTAAAGGATTTAGCATCATTAGACGAAATTGCCGCTATCCGCGTCGCCATTCGCGCCGCCCATTTTTCATATCTCTCTAAGGACAAACTTTCTAAATACAACAACAGTCTCTTTGTCAACCTGGCCTCATTTTGCGCCTGTCTTCTGACTAAAAGCGACAAGCAGTCGCAAGCATCCAAAATTATCGGCAAGCGGTTATCTTCGGGCAAATACTGCATCATCTCCAAACCATCCACGTACACCAATGCCGCTCCACTAACTTCTAAGAACCGCTTAACCATATCCGCTGTAGCGCGATGATAGGCTGGATTCGAATACTTGCTTACTAAAGATGCCACCTGGTGAATTCTGTGCCACTGCCGATCCCACCAATTGCCGCAAGATAAAACTGGCCACTCCTCTATAGTTTCAAAAATATCTGCTCC
Encoded proteins:
- a CDS encoding glycosyltransferase produces the protein MNILVLASNVPVTPSMPGSPRLFYFCKLLAKHNRLHLMYLKKTEELSSWFRSEIDGADIFETIEEWPVLSCGNWWDRQWHRIHQVASLVSKYSNPAYHRATADMVKRFLEVSGAALVYVDGLEMMQYLPEDNRLPIILDACDCLSLLVRRQAQNEARLTKRLLLYLESLSLERYEKWAARMATRIAAISSNDAKSFKQNVPTANLAVIPHGIDTEYFRPLDANKCGCRVVFTGVMSYGPNSDAALYFCKSILPLIKERIPGVEVWIIGQNPPSEVQALHDGTSLVVTGTVRDVRPHIAEASVYVCPLRWGTGVKNKILTAMAMKIPVVATSISMEGIEAVAGKDIVIADTAEKFAEEVVNLLENRDRQIQLAESAYNLVKEKYSWKTVATAFVDLVEEVSEVNSQSQLARGTGSLEA